Proteins from a single region of Propionispora hippei DSM 15287:
- a CDS encoding ATP-binding cassette domain-containing protein: MKQIQAAALRHTELTSSRLSETCTVYELRNAGGTGRVTSYQVFPGVRLVYNDFHMDTCPENLIWDQNLLEINHCREGRFECEFLNGLYTVLENIRLGKRNASDEAVKEAARLALCDGFVKRLPQGYHTVIGENGSLLSGGERQRISIARAILKDAAVILLDEATASLDVENETKLQAALTTLIKNKTVLMIAHRMRTVANADQIVVLDGGYVVQAGPPADLLRQEGPYRRMVALQTQQTENNGYGEKSY, from the coding sequence ATGAAGCAAATACAAGCGGCGGCTCTCCGCCATACTGAACTAACCAGCAGCAGGCTGTCGGAAACCTGTACGGTTTACGAACTGAGGAATGCCGGTGGAACCGGACGGGTTACCAGCTATCAGGTTTTCCCCGGAGTCCGCCTGGTCTACAATGATTTTCATATGGACACTTGTCCGGAAAACCTGATCTGGGATCAAAACCTTCTGGAGATCAACCATTGCCGTGAAGGACGGTTTGAATGCGAGTTTTTAAACGGGTTGTACACGGTGCTGGAAAATATTCGGCTGGGAAAACGAAATGCCAGCGATGAAGCCGTGAAGGAGGCTGCCAGACTGGCCTTGTGTGACGGGTTTGTCAAGCGGTTGCCCCAGGGCTATCATACCGTCATCGGTGAAAATGGTTCGCTGCTGTCAGGCGGCGAGCGGCAGCGCATTTCCATTGCCAGGGCCATATTGAAGGACGCAGCGGTCATTTTATTGGATGAAGCTACCGCTTCGCTGGATGTGGAAAATGAGACCAAGCTGCAGGCGGCGTTAACCACGTTGATTAAGAATAAAACGGTGTTGATGATTGCCCACCGGATGAGAACGGTGGCTAATGCCGACCAGATTGTCGTCCTGGACGGCGGCTATGTGGTTCAGGCGGGACCGCCCGCCGATCTGCTGCGCCAAGAGGGTCCATACCGCCGGATGGTGGCCCTGCAAACGCAGCAGACAGAGAATAACGGTTATGGAGAAAAAAGTTATTGA
- a CDS encoding ABC transporter substrate-binding protein has translation MKKRGIKWIASVTMGVMLMGGLLAGCGSAGDSKVIKIGAVYELTGGTATFGNSALNGAKLAVKEMNAKGGVLGKQVELAIADNKGEPSEATNAMTKVINQDKVVAVTGFTTSSNAIAASTVAESNGIPFITAAATNPKVTVDEKTGEVKKNIFRVCFIDPFQGTVGANFVLNSLKAKKAVVLIDNSSDYSKGLAQFFKEAFTKGGGELVGEEAYLQKDQDFKTILTKIKSSNPDVIYVPGYYEEVGKIIKQARELDIKAAFVGGDGWDSPKLLEIAGAPALNNTYFTNHYSVEDTSPASKAFVDAYKKEYNETPDAMAVLGYDAANVMMDAIKRANSEDPAKIRDALASTKDFAAVTGKITLNDKHDAVKGAVIIEFKDGKQSYRETVNP, from the coding sequence ATGAAAAAGCGTGGGATCAAATGGATTGCTTCTGTAACAATGGGCGTTATGCTGATGGGCGGCCTTCTGGCAGGCTGCGGCAGCGCCGGCGACAGTAAGGTTATCAAAATCGGTGCCGTATACGAGTTGACTGGCGGTACAGCCACTTTTGGCAATTCGGCGCTTAACGGTGCTAAACTGGCGGTAAAAGAAATGAACGCCAAGGGTGGCGTTCTGGGCAAGCAAGTGGAATTGGCGATTGCCGATAATAAGGGCGAGCCGTCGGAAGCCACCAATGCCATGACAAAAGTTATCAATCAGGATAAGGTTGTTGCCGTAACCGGTTTTACCACCAGTTCCAATGCCATCGCCGCATCGACGGTAGCGGAATCCAACGGAATTCCCTTTATCACCGCCGCAGCGACCAACCCGAAAGTAACGGTAGATGAAAAAACCGGCGAGGTAAAAAAGAACATTTTCCGCGTTTGCTTTATTGACCCTTTCCAAGGTACTGTAGGCGCTAACTTCGTGCTTAACAGCCTAAAAGCAAAAAAGGCCGTTGTTTTAATTGATAACAGCAGCGATTACAGCAAAGGTCTTGCCCAGTTCTTCAAAGAAGCCTTTACCAAAGGCGGCGGGGAACTCGTAGGCGAAGAAGCATATCTGCAAAAAGACCAGGACTTCAAAACCATCCTGACGAAAATTAAATCGTCCAATCCTGATGTGATTTATGTCCCCGGCTACTATGAAGAAGTCGGCAAGATCATTAAACAGGCCCGTGAATTGGATATCAAAGCAGCCTTTGTCGGCGGTGACGGCTGGGATTCGCCGAAGCTGTTGGAAATTGCCGGCGCACCCGCTCTGAACAACACTTACTTCACCAATCACTATTCGGTAGAAGATACCAGTCCGGCCTCGAAAGCCTTTGTTGATGCCTATAAGAAAGAATATAACGAAACTCCTGATGCGATGGCCGTACTTGGCTATGACGCAGCCAATGTTATGATGGATGCTATTAAACGGGCCAACAGCGAAGATCCGGCTAAAATCCGGGACGCCCTGGCTTCCACCAAGGATTTTGCCGCCGTAACCGGTAAAATCACGCTCAACGATAAGCATGACGCGGTAAAAGGCGCCGTTATCATCGAATTTAAAGATGGTAAACAATCGTATAGAGAAACAGTAAATCCGTAA
- a CDS encoding GntR family transcriptional regulator has protein sequence MEFRINKASEFPIYQQLKEQIKYFILSDELARGDRLPSPKDLAAVLCINRNTVTAAYKELEGEGLIEMKHGQGTYVAERLPLIPGTERRQELLTLAQEMIQRSRELGFSPEDLFTVVFGQAILGFDQPAAGEKVLFVECNQHDIAYYSQELEQEIELPVEGCLLDELRARLDNELAGTVQFAVTTFSHVEAVKQIMEPYGKAVIAVMAVPQIKTLFQIGQLPPGTRVGLVCATEAGAERMEASLKSTGMDNVILCHAGLNNEGSLRRLLGEVDVVVSSRAVVDRIRAMVPPGIRVLEFINALDQAGISLIKQYLAPHFAALQHQ, from the coding sequence ATGGAATTTCGTATTAATAAAGCTTCTGAGTTTCCCATTTATCAGCAGCTTAAGGAACAAATCAAATACTTTATCTTAAGTGACGAACTGGCAAGGGGTGACAGGCTGCCTTCCCCCAAGGATTTGGCGGCAGTTTTGTGCATCAATCGCAATACGGTGACGGCTGCCTACAAAGAACTGGAGGGCGAGGGCCTGATTGAGATGAAGCATGGTCAAGGCACTTATGTCGCTGAACGGCTGCCGCTCATTCCAGGAACCGAACGGCGCCAGGAACTGCTGACGCTGGCCCAGGAAATGATCCAGCGTTCACGGGAGCTGGGCTTTAGCCCGGAGGATTTGTTTACGGTGGTATTCGGGCAGGCTATCTTAGGCTTTGATCAGCCCGCGGCCGGTGAAAAGGTGCTGTTCGTGGAATGCAACCAGCATGATATTGCTTACTACAGTCAGGAACTGGAGCAGGAGATCGAGCTGCCGGTGGAAGGCTGCCTGCTGGACGAACTGAGGGCCAGGCTGGATAATGAGCTGGCCGGTACGGTGCAGTTTGCGGTGACCACCTTCAGTCATGTAGAGGCGGTGAAACAGATTATGGAGCCTTACGGCAAAGCCGTGATTGCCGTCATGGCGGTGCCGCAGATCAAAACGCTGTTTCAGATCGGTCAGTTGCCGCCGGGAACACGGGTCGGTCTGGTCTGCGCCACCGAGGCAGGAGCCGAGCGGATGGAAGCGTCGTTAAAGTCAACGGGCATGGATAATGTGATTCTGTGTCATGCCGGGCTGAATAATGAAGGTTCCCTGCGCCGCCTGTTGGGCGAGGTCGATGTGGTTGTCAGTTCGCGGGCCGTGGTTGACCGCATCCGGGCGATGGTGCCTCCCGGCATCCGGGTACTGGAATTCATCAACGCGCTTGACCAGGCTGGCATCAGTCTGATCAAGCAGTATCTGGCACCGCACTTCGCAGCACTGCAGCATCAATAG
- the cimA gene encoding citramalate synthase, protein MSGKVHIFDSTLRDGSQAQGISFSVHDKLKIAAKLDEMGVSYIEAGNPGSNRKDLEFFTAAREELKLTQAKLCAFGSTRRPGSRVEEDAGLQALVSAGAPVTAIFGKSWDFHVTDIIKTTLEENLAMIKDSIVYLKSLGKEVIFDAEHFFDGYKHNPAYALTVLATARNAGADWLVLCDTNGGTLPLEIYSIVSELSGRHGYTNLGIHCHNDAGTAVANSVLAVQAGARQVQGTFNGFGERCGNANLSSIIADLMLKLGYDCIPADNLKQLSAAYRYISEVSNVIPYEREAYVGYCAFAHKGGMHIDAVNKNSASFEHVPPEAVGNERRILMSEVSGRSTLMAIINKIAPHITRDSEETQRILDKLKDKEYHGYQFEGAEHSLELLARKELGLFQHSFELLDYKVIIEKGNGSGKSPSLAFIKIRVDDMIEEVGVSDEVGPVNALDKALRRALHKFYEAISQMYLADYKVRVIDSDSATQAKVRVMIESTDGVTSWSTVGVSTNIIDASLQALIDSVEYRLINK, encoded by the coding sequence ATGAGCGGTAAAGTACATATCTTTGACAGTACGCTCCGGGACGGTTCCCAGGCGCAGGGCATTTCGTTCAGCGTCCATGACAAGCTGAAAATTGCGGCTAAGCTGGACGAAATGGGCGTTAGTTATATTGAAGCGGGTAATCCCGGTTCTAACCGTAAGGACTTGGAGTTTTTTACGGCGGCCAGGGAGGAACTGAAGCTCACGCAGGCAAAATTGTGCGCCTTCGGCAGTACGCGCCGGCCGGGCAGCCGGGTGGAGGAAGATGCCGGCCTGCAGGCGCTGGTCAGCGCCGGTGCGCCGGTAACGGCTATCTTTGGCAAGAGCTGGGACTTTCATGTGACCGATATTATCAAGACAACCCTGGAAGAAAATCTGGCGATGATCAAAGACAGCATTGTCTATCTTAAGTCGCTGGGTAAAGAGGTGATCTTTGACGCCGAGCACTTCTTTGACGGATACAAGCACAATCCTGCTTATGCTCTTACCGTCCTGGCGACGGCCCGGAATGCCGGAGCCGACTGGCTGGTGCTGTGCGACACCAACGGCGGCACGCTGCCTTTGGAGATTTATTCGATTGTCAGCGAACTGAGCGGCCGCCATGGTTATACCAATCTGGGCATTCATTGCCACAACGACGCGGGAACGGCGGTGGCCAATTCGGTGCTGGCGGTGCAGGCCGGTGCCCGGCAGGTGCAGGGCACCTTCAACGGCTTCGGCGAGCGATGCGGCAATGCCAACTTAAGCAGCATTATTGCCGACCTGATGCTAAAGCTCGGTTATGACTGTATCCCGGCCGACAATCTTAAGCAACTGTCGGCGGCCTACCGCTATATTAGCGAAGTCAGTAATGTCATTCCCTATGAACGGGAGGCCTATGTGGGCTACTGTGCTTTTGCTCACAAAGGCGGCATGCACATTGACGCCGTCAACAAGAACAGCGCCTCCTTCGAACATGTGCCGCCGGAGGCGGTCGGCAATGAACGGCGCATTCTGATGTCGGAAGTGTCGGGCCGCAGTACGCTGATGGCAATTATCAATAAAATTGCACCCCATATTACCCGCGACTCTGAGGAGACGCAGCGCATCCTTGACAAGCTGAAGGATAAGGAATATCACGGCTACCAGTTTGAAGGGGCCGAGCACAGCCTGGAACTGTTGGCCCGCAAGGAACTGGGGCTGTTTCAGCACTCCTTTGAACTGTTGGATTACAAGGTGATTATTGAGAAAGGCAATGGCAGCGGGAAAAGTCCGTCGCTGGCCTTTATCAAAATCAGGGTGGACGATATGATTGAGGAAGTCGGCGTATCCGACGAGGTGGGTCCGGTCAATGCGCTGGATAAGGCGTTGCGGCGGGCGCTGCATAAATTCTATGAGGCCATTTCCCAGATGTATTTAGCCGATTATAAGGTGCGGGTGATTGACAGCGACAGCGCGACCCAGGCCAAGGTCCGGGTTATGATTGAGTCCACCGACGGCGTGACAAGCTGGTCCACCGTCGGGGTTTCGACCAACATCATTGATGCGAGCCTGCAGGCGCTGATTGATTCCGTTGAATATAGATTGATCAATAAATAG
- the leuC gene encoding 3-isopropylmalate dehydratase large subunit produces the protein MGKPMTMTQKIFAAAAGLEYVEAGQLISAKLDLVLGNDVTTPVAIKAFQAMKTPTVFDKDKVALVPDHFTPNKDIKSAEHAKMVREFAYKHEITNYFEVGEMGIEHCLLPEKGLAIPGDVIIGADSHTCTYGALGAFSTGVGSTDMAAGMATGYAWFKVPEAIQFVLTGKPGKWVSGKDVILHIIGMIGVDGALYQSMEFTGEGVTALTMDDRFTIANMAIEAGAKNGIFPVDEKTLDYIKGRTGRAPKVFAADSDAVYSRFIEIDLSTLQPTVAFPHLPENTRTIDQVGEVAIDQVVIGSCTNGRMDDLRIAASILKGKKVKKGVRLIIFPGTQNIFMQAMEEGLAKIFVEAGGVFSTPTCGPCLGGHMGILAEGERALATTNRNFVGRMGHPNSEVYLSSPAVAAASAVAGKIVSPEEVM, from the coding sequence ATGGGAAAACCAATGACAATGACGCAAAAAATATTCGCCGCTGCCGCCGGTTTGGAGTATGTGGAGGCAGGCCAGTTAATCAGCGCCAAGCTGGACCTGGTACTTGGCAATGACGTAACTACGCCGGTAGCTATCAAGGCTTTTCAGGCGATGAAGACACCGACGGTGTTTGATAAGGATAAGGTAGCCCTGGTGCCCGACCATTTTACGCCGAACAAGGATATCAAGTCGGCCGAACATGCCAAAATGGTGCGCGAGTTTGCTTATAAACACGAAATCACCAACTATTTCGAAGTGGGTGAAATGGGTATTGAGCACTGTCTGCTGCCGGAAAAAGGTCTGGCCATTCCCGGTGATGTAATTATCGGAGCCGACTCGCATACCTGTACTTACGGTGCGTTAGGCGCCTTCTCTACCGGGGTGGGCAGCACGGACATGGCCGCCGGCATGGCTACCGGTTATGCCTGGTTTAAAGTTCCTGAAGCCATTCAATTTGTGTTGACGGGCAAACCAGGCAAATGGGTCAGCGGCAAGGACGTGATTTTGCATATCATCGGCATGATCGGCGTCGACGGCGCATTGTACCAGTCAATGGAATTTACCGGCGAAGGCGTAACCGCCTTAACGATGGACGACCGTTTTACCATTGCCAATATGGCGATTGAGGCCGGCGCTAAAAACGGTATTTTCCCGGTGGACGAAAAGACGCTGGACTATATCAAAGGCCGTACCGGCCGGGCGCCTAAGGTTTTTGCCGCCGATTCCGACGCGGTGTACAGCCGGTTCATTGAAATCGATCTGAGCACGCTGCAGCCGACGGTCGCTTTCCCGCACCTGCCGGAAAACACCCGGACTATCGACCAGGTGGGCGAGGTGGCCATCGACCAGGTGGTTATCGGCTCCTGCACCAACGGCCGTATGGACGACCTGCGCATTGCCGCTTCCATCCTGAAGGGTAAAAAAGTGAAAAAAGGCGTGCGGCTCATTATCTTCCCCGGTACGCAAAATATTTTCATGCAGGCCATGGAAGAAGGACTGGCTAAAATTTTCGTCGAAGCCGGCGGCGTATTCAGTACACCTACCTGCGGACCCTGCCTGGGCGGTCATATGGGTATTCTGGCCGAAGGCGAACGGGCCTTGGCCACGACCAACCGCAACTTTGTCGGCCGGATGGGCCATCCCAACAGTGAAGTGTATTTGTCCAGTCCGGCGGTGGCGGCCGCTTCAGCCGTAGCCGGTAAAATCGTATCCCCTGAGGAGGTAATGTAA
- the leuD gene encoding 3-isopropylmalate dehydratase small subunit — MKAVGDVLKYGDNIDTDVIIPARYLNSSDPADLAKHCMEDLDVDFLKKLKKGDIVVGGRNFGCGSSREHAPIAIKAAGVSCVIAKSFARIFYRNSINIGFPILECAAAVDDAETGHSLEVDFTAGMIKNVTLGKEYKAQAFPEFMINIMDNDGLVNCVKDNKVAWGKN; from the coding sequence ATGAAAGCTGTGGGCGACGTTTTAAAATACGGTGACAATATTGATACCGACGTAATTATTCCGGCCCGGTACCTAAATTCTTCGGATCCGGCCGATTTGGCCAAGCATTGCATGGAAGATCTGGATGTGGATTTTCTTAAGAAACTGAAAAAGGGCGATATCGTGGTTGGCGGCCGTAACTTTGGCTGCGGCTCTTCCCGTGAGCATGCTCCCATTGCTATTAAGGCAGCCGGCGTTTCCTGCGTTATCGCCAAAAGCTTTGCCCGTATTTTTTATCGCAACTCGATTAATATCGGCTTTCCCATCCTGGAATGCGCGGCAGCGGTTGACGACGCCGAAACAGGTCATTCCCTGGAGGTTGATTTTACGGCGGGCATGATTAAGAACGTGACGCTGGGTAAGGAATATAAGGCCCAGGCCTTCCCGGAATTTATGATCAACATTATGGACAATGACGGTTTGGTCAACTGCGTCAAAGACAACAAAGTGGCATGGGGGAAAAACTAA